From Demequina lutea, a single genomic window includes:
- the msrB gene encoding peptide-methionine (R)-S-oxide reductase MsrB produces the protein MSPNKIIKTDAEWRAQLGDFEFKVLREAETERPWTGELLEEKRAGIYRCRACGTELFRSDTKFDSHCGWPSFFQAENDAVTLLEDNTHGMVRVEARCAACDSHLGHVFPDAPQTPTGDRFCINSVSLTFDEGDADSDAGGAV, from the coding sequence ATGTCCCCGAACAAAATCATCAAGACCGATGCCGAGTGGCGCGCCCAGTTGGGCGACTTCGAGTTCAAGGTGTTGCGCGAGGCCGAGACCGAGCGCCCCTGGACCGGAGAGTTGCTCGAAGAGAAGCGAGCGGGCATCTACCGCTGTCGCGCGTGCGGGACCGAACTGTTCCGGTCCGACACCAAGTTCGACTCCCATTGCGGTTGGCCGTCCTTCTTCCAGGCCGAGAACGACGCGGTGACGCTGCTCGAGGACAACACCCACGGGATGGTTCGCGTCGAGGCGCGGTGCGCCGCCTGCGACTCGCATTTGGGCCACGTGTTCCCCGACGCGCCGCAAACGCCAACGGGTGACCGTTTCTGCATTAACTCGGTGTCCCTCACGTTTGACGAAGGCGACGCCGACTCCGACGCGGGAGGGGCCGTCTAA
- a CDS encoding NUDIX hydrolase, protein MKTFATDAVLAAGALVWREREGQLEVLAVHRPRYNDWSWPKGKLDPGETMPACAVREVAEETRVTIDLGVPLPTLRYPIAGGKIKVVRYWAAQETSPDAPAASAREPVKAATKHEIDEIAWLTVEEARERITFHDDLRPLERLIEEHAAGRLKTRVFIVARHARAQRRKAWQGADERRPLTTGGAARAMQLKDLFAAFGTVRIVSSAAVRCVQTVNPYAQAAGLPVRGYESLTEEAHRTHPDSTAATYAALLGKRRSRVVCVHRPTLPTMVALLRSRITGKTRGALPRTMPFLPAGGVLVAHVMDHDGHPRIVAIETHLLKPTL, encoded by the coding sequence GTGAAGACATTCGCTACCGACGCCGTGCTCGCGGCGGGCGCCCTCGTGTGGCGAGAACGCGAGGGGCAACTCGAGGTGCTCGCGGTTCACCGCCCGCGTTACAACGACTGGTCGTGGCCCAAGGGCAAGCTCGACCCCGGCGAAACGATGCCCGCGTGTGCCGTGAGGGAAGTTGCCGAAGAGACTCGCGTGACGATCGACCTCGGCGTGCCCCTGCCGACGCTGCGGTACCCGATCGCCGGCGGGAAGATCAAGGTGGTGCGGTACTGGGCCGCTCAAGAGACGTCGCCCGACGCCCCCGCCGCATCGGCGCGGGAGCCCGTCAAGGCCGCCACCAAGCACGAGATCGACGAGATTGCTTGGCTCACGGTGGAAGAGGCCAGGGAGCGCATCACCTTTCATGATGACCTGAGGCCGCTCGAGCGCCTGATCGAGGAGCATGCTGCGGGTCGGCTGAAGACCAGGGTCTTCATTGTGGCGAGACACGCGCGTGCCCAGCGTCGCAAGGCCTGGCAAGGAGCCGACGAACGTCGACCCCTCACCACGGGCGGTGCCGCACGCGCCATGCAGCTCAAGGACCTCTTCGCCGCGTTCGGCACCGTTCGGATCGTGTCGTCGGCGGCGGTGCGCTGCGTGCAAACGGTCAACCCCTACGCACAGGCCGCGGGGCTTCCCGTGCGCGGTTACGAGTCGCTCACGGAAGAGGCTCACCGCACACATCCTGACTCCACCGCCGCGACGTACGCTGCCTTGCTTGGCAAGCGGCGCAGCCGCGTCGTGTGCGTGCACCGTCCCACGCTGCCCACGATGGTGGCGCTCCTTCGGTCTCGCATCACTGGCAAGACGAGGGGGGCTCTTCCACGCACGATGCCGTTCCTGCCGGCGGGTGGCGTACTGGTGGCACATGTGATGGACCACGACGGGCATCCACGGATTGTCGCCATAGAGACGCACCTGCTCAAACCCACCTTGTAG
- a CDS encoding RNA degradosome polyphosphate kinase: protein MPSPVQPHEEPHDTLPAKRFLDRELSWLAFNERVLELAEDPRTPLLERARFLAIFASNLDEFFMVRVAGLKRRIAAGFAVPSATGMSPTRLVEMLTDNAHELMDRHARVFHDDVRPAMAAEGIHLARHEDLEDAEQGRLRKLFRSDIFPVLTPLAVDPAHPFPYISGLSLNLAVEIRDPDTGKDYFARVKVPETLPRFLSVDSHGKASQVTDASTLSDEPRSFVPLEDVISAHLDYLFPGMEVVNSYAFRVTRNEDVEVEEDDAENLLKAMERELLRRRFGPAVRLEVAEGLSPKVRELLVRELGISDSDVYDLPAPLDLRGLEVMADLDRPRLQFPAFRPTTHHKLAPVETADEQNIFDAISRSDVLLHHPYDSFSTSVQAFLAQAAVDPRVLAIKQTLYRTSGDSPIVDALIEAARNGKQVLALVEIKARFDEQRNISWARKLEQAGVHVVYGLVGLKTHCKLLLVVRQEDDGLHRYCHIGTGNYHPRTARLYEDYGLLTKDADVGSDLTKLFNQLSGYAPKAKFRRLLVAPTSVRAGLIDLIDAEATRAREGGEAWVKIKINSVVDEKVIDALYRASRAGVQVDLVIRGICAIRPGVPGLSENIRVRSVLGRFLEHSRVFAFRGDDDPIVFIGSADLMHRNLDRRIEALISISDPDQRELLIENIDLAMSEDVAAWELAANGDWTVTTMGSGGEPLRDLQEIYIERQPKRRTSRK, encoded by the coding sequence ATGCCCAGCCCAGTCCAGCCACACGAGGAGCCTCACGACACACTTCCCGCCAAACGGTTCCTCGATCGCGAACTGTCGTGGCTCGCCTTCAACGAACGCGTTCTTGAACTCGCGGAGGATCCCCGAACACCTCTGCTGGAGCGCGCGCGATTCTTGGCGATCTTCGCGTCGAATCTCGACGAATTCTTTATGGTGCGCGTCGCGGGCCTCAAGCGTCGCATTGCGGCAGGATTCGCCGTGCCGAGTGCGACGGGAATGAGCCCCACCCGCCTCGTAGAGATGCTGACGGACAACGCCCACGAGCTCATGGATAGGCACGCCAGGGTCTTCCACGACGACGTGCGCCCCGCCATGGCGGCCGAGGGCATTCACCTGGCGCGCCACGAGGACCTTGAGGACGCGGAGCAAGGACGCCTCCGCAAGCTCTTCCGGTCCGACATCTTCCCCGTACTGACGCCGCTCGCGGTGGACCCCGCCCATCCATTCCCGTATATCTCCGGCCTGTCCCTCAACCTTGCCGTCGAGATCCGCGACCCCGACACGGGAAAGGACTACTTCGCCCGCGTCAAGGTCCCGGAGACGCTTCCCCGCTTCCTGTCCGTCGACTCTCACGGCAAGGCCTCGCAGGTCACCGACGCATCCACCCTGTCCGACGAGCCCCGCAGCTTTGTGCCGCTCGAGGACGTCATCTCCGCCCACCTTGATTACCTCTTCCCCGGAATGGAGGTCGTCAACAGTTACGCCTTCCGCGTCACGCGAAACGAAGACGTCGAGGTCGAAGAGGACGATGCGGAGAACCTCCTCAAGGCGATGGAGCGGGAGCTCCTGCGGCGCCGCTTTGGCCCCGCGGTCCGGCTCGAGGTTGCCGAGGGTCTGAGCCCCAAGGTTCGCGAGCTCTTGGTACGCGAGCTAGGCATTTCCGATTCGGATGTCTACGACCTGCCCGCCCCCCTCGACCTGCGTGGTCTCGAGGTCATGGCGGACCTCGACAGGCCGCGGCTGCAGTTCCCCGCGTTCCGCCCTACGACTCACCACAAGCTCGCGCCAGTGGAAACCGCCGATGAACAGAACATCTTCGACGCCATCAGCCGGTCCGACGTCCTGTTGCACCACCCCTACGACTCGTTCTCGACGTCGGTCCAGGCGTTCTTGGCGCAGGCCGCAGTCGATCCGAGGGTGCTCGCGATCAAGCAGACGCTGTATCGCACCTCGGGCGACAGCCCGATCGTCGACGCCCTCATTGAGGCCGCGCGCAACGGCAAGCAGGTGCTCGCCCTCGTGGAGATCAAGGCCCGCTTTGACGAGCAGCGCAACATCTCGTGGGCCCGCAAGCTCGAGCAGGCTGGGGTGCATGTGGTGTACGGCCTCGTGGGTCTCAAGACACACTGCAAGTTGCTGCTCGTGGTGCGCCAAGAGGACGATGGCTTGCACCGGTATTGCCACATCGGCACCGGCAATTACCACCCCCGCACGGCGAGGCTCTACGAGGACTACGGCCTGCTCACCAAGGACGCCGATGTCGGCTCGGACCTCACCAAGCTCTTCAACCAGCTGTCGGGTTACGCCCCGAAGGCCAAGTTCCGTCGCCTCCTGGTAGCCCCTACCTCCGTACGCGCCGGCCTCATCGATCTGATCGATGCCGAGGCGACTCGAGCCCGAGAGGGCGGCGAGGCCTGGGTCAAGATCAAGATCAACTCGGTGGTCGACGAGAAGGTCATCGACGCCCTCTATCGCGCCTCTCGGGCCGGCGTCCAAGTGGACCTCGTCATCCGTGGGATTTGCGCCATTAGGCCCGGCGTTCCAGGGCTGAGCGAGAACATCAGGGTGCGATCGGTACTCGGTCGGTTCCTGGAGCACTCGCGCGTCTTCGCGTTCAGGGGCGACGACGATCCCATCGTGTTCATCGGCTCCGCCGATCTCATGCACCGCAACCTGGACCGCCGCATCGAGGCGCTCATCTCAATCTCCGACCCGGACCAGCGTGAGCTCCTGATCGAGAACATCGATCTCGCGATGTCGGAAGACGTGGCGGCGTGGGAGCTCGCGGCGAACGGCGACTGGACCGTCACCACGATGGGAAGCGGGGGCGAGCCTCTCCGCGACCTTCAGGAGATATACATCGAACGTCAACCCAAGCGCAGGACCTCACGCAAGTGA